GTGCATTTTGATAGCActcaggaaaaagaaaaagctagGGTGATTTATAGGTACGAATACCTCTATATTGTCGCATCCCCCGCAGTCCTTTTCAGAAATGGTAATATCATATATCTCGTCTTCCCATTCGCCCCAATGACGGTATCAACAAACGAGCAACTGTGTTGTTCGCTTTCCTCCACTTTTCTAACTCTACTCTCGTCGCCCATGTCTACAATATCTATGCCAGTTGtcgatgtttctttttttttcaaaaatagttcTCGTCGTATTTCGAAGAAATGCGCTGAAAGAAAATCCGCTATTCAGCAAGGGATAGCGGGACGATGAGCCGGGAAGGATCACCAGCGCAAAAGGTGAACTACATTCTGCTTTGATGCCGAATGTATATCAGGATAAGATGCGTCACTTTAAAAAGTTTGCGTCTGTACAGAAGGTGACGCTAAAATAgaactgggaaaaaaaatagctcgaaaaaaaagaagttgagaCAAAGAGCTGCTATTTGGTGCCGACGGGTTATAATAGAGTGGGAAAATCTACTTTCATGATGCTAGTTGACTTTTGGCCACccaaccgtaaaaaaaaataaaatgagaaaattgaagataaaaaagaatagaaaactTTTTGTGGCACCGAAAACTCTGAACTTTAGTCCCTTCCTTCGTTTCGTTCGTCTACGATTGACGTCACACACGATAGTAGTATTTGACCTTCCACTACTCTTCTGAGATTGTGTCACTTGCTTCCTTTCTTCCGCTAAACCCAAACTTGTAATTATATAAATcataataaaatttgaatcGACTTTCCCTGGACGAATTACTAAGTCAACTTCTTCAATTGATGCCGGTTTTTAAGTATACCAGACAAAGACGGTGTTCGTTTATCATTTTAGCATGGAATGTCATTCATCTTTTTCAATGTTGGCTTCATGAATTTTAGGTGACGGGCAACTGGTATTTCGGGGCCGTCTTTTGCGACGTGTGGGCGGCCGTCGACGTGCTCTGCTGCACGGCATCCATCATGTCGCTCTGCGTCATCTCCGTCGACCGCTACATCGGCGTGACCAGGCCGCTGAATTACTATTCGATCGTCACAGCAAAACGTTCTACTGTACTCTGTCTGATTGTCTGGATCTCTTCGTTATCGATCAGCATCGGTCCGCTCTTGGGCTGGAAAGAGCGAAATGATTTCTCTTTAGGATCTGTTAATGATTCGTCGCCGGCGGTTTCGACGACAATATTGGACTCGTCCGAGCTACAAGCCTGCAATGTCAACAAGGAAAAAGCGTATGTCCTCTTCTCAGCCATAGGCTCTTTCTATTTGCCGACTTTGATCATCTTGGCTATCTACTGGCGCATTTATCGGACGGCCGTCAAACAGACCAAGTTTTTAGAGAGTGGAACCAAGACGGACAAGTCAACTTCGTCGCTCAGTGGCAGTGAAGTTTTGACGCTGCGGGTTCACGTTGGACGCGCCATTCCGTTGAAACCCGTGTCGACGACAGCGGTCAGCCATCACCGTACCTCGAATCACCTCCATGCCGCAAAAGGCCGTCCGGTAGCCCGTCCGTCTGCGTTTGACTCGTCGACAAACATCAGTGATCGATCTCCTATCACTCCGTCTTCACGtggaaagaacaacaaaagtTGTCGGTCATCTCAAGCGTCCCAGCTTCCTTTAGACTCCTCGCCCCCTCCGCTGAACAGTGAGCTAGCCAAGGATCTGAACGAATTGACCACTGGCGCtgtaatgaaaaagaaaggcctAGCGAATcactttcaaagaaaaaactcatCAAGGCGGCCTTCTAACGCAACGAACAACTCGCTCACGCCAACGACTGGTACGACGTTGACAGTGAATGCAAGCGGTGCAGCAGTATCGAGCAACAGTGGCGGATCCACGGGATTGTCAgccaaaatgtttaaatttcgACGTCAAAAGAAAGCAGCCAAAACCTTAGGAATTGTCGTTGGAGCCTTTCTGCTCTGCTGGTTCCCGTTCTTCGTTATCTTGCCAGTTGGTGAGTGACtgctttgttttccttgttcaCGCTTTTGATGCGCTAAATTAGGACTTTTTCCCAATTATATTACTAACCGATGGGGTTGACATCCTTGACGATTCGAGTGGAACTTCTCGGCAAGATGTATTTTTTGCACGAAGCTTagatctaaaaaagaaaaacattaacgAGAgctttgatttcctttttgatgTCTTGCTTATCAGTCCACACAGCTGCAAAATTGCCGTTGAAAATGATAGAATGAGAGAATAACTTCGCCACTGTTCCATTTTtagctcgttttcttttccctgctgtttgatttcttttttgagggGAGCGTTCGCCTAGACCGAATAACAGTTATGGTTATGAGATTGAGTGGAAGAGCGTTCCATCCCCATTCTTGTGCAGAGTAAAATCCCGAATTATGATGTGATTAAAGATAAGCACGCTCATCCTGTTTACCGGCAGGGATGAGCAAATGGTTTTTTCATCAGATTTTGATGCGATATGTAAAAAGCAGAGCTTCTCAAGCAAATAGCTCAATAGGGGCCCTATGGTTCGGAAAGACAACAGCTGGGCCATATCTGTCAGGAACATTTAAAgtgaaaacaatgaaaataagaGCCCACTATTGCATTCCAACgactactatttttttttaaacttttaccACAATAGGCGCGCAGCGTGAGGTATGATATGTTTATCCAGCCGGGTGTTAAATACCTATGACAAGTCGCAATTGCAGCTTCGCATGTttagaatataaaaatatgcctGGATTTGATAGCTAATTTGTAGGCGGCGTAAGCTTGGTAGAGGCCTATCATTCTATAACGCGTGCGCACATTATGTTTTTCACTGAGAAACCTGTCCGGGATTGCCGAAATAATGGGAACAAACGAACTAGAACAGGTTGGTAGGACGAGTGATAGTTCTCCTAAGGAGAACTATCACTTTAACTTtacagagtttttttttgttattgcgtTGCAGGTGGAAATTATTCTATGCGATGCTATGAATAGCTATTAATATTTCTATATAATCGTCATATTTCCAAAAAATTACACTGAATCACGCTGTATTACATTCCCACATGTCAATCTCGTCTATTTTCAGGCTTCCTTTAATCGGTACCTTAAgatatttctaaaaataaacggTCGCTTCATAGAGCGAAACAATGTTTGGCGACTTCTATTTTTCGTTGCCGTTTTCCGGTTTGACACCATTAACGCGCAAATGACGGTTGGTCTCACTGGCCAAAAGCCAAGTCTGCACGATGCTGCTATGTTACTGAGACGTAACTCGAAACCTTCTTGGCTTCTCTGACTTTACGATAGGCCCTCCCTTCGCCAATGTTACTCGTGTGGACGTGGACAATGGTGGGA
The nucleotide sequence above comes from Daphnia carinata strain CSIRO-1 chromosome 3, CSIRO_AGI_Dcar_HiC_V3, whole genome shotgun sequence. Encoded proteins:
- the LOC130697504 gene encoding alpha-1A adrenergic receptor-like, which translates into the protein MQPLTKFVTDVLAKNVSNAGTDLNSIAKYFDLLNAVDGVDVITAVSGGVIDTTTEDVSVQSSGLAVFVINGQSSSNDIMPTDASTLQAASVNWLSLGVVVVLSIIVLLTICGNLLILAAVLFNSNLRGPTHILIANLAVADLLLGFLVLPFSATLEVTGNWYFGAVFCDVWAAVDVLCCTASIMSLCVISVDRYIGVTRPLNYYSIVTAKRSTVLCLIVWISSLSISIGPLLGWKERNDFSLGSVNDSSPAVSTTILDSSELQACNVNKEKAYVLFSAIGSFYLPTLIILAIYWRIYRTAVKQTKFLESGTKTDKSTSSLSGSEVLTLRVHVGRAIPLKPVSTTAVSHHRTSNHLHAAKGRPVARPSAFDSSTNISDRSPITPSSRGKNNKSCRSSQASQLPLDSSPPPLNSELAKDLNELTTGAVMKKKGLANHFQRKNSSRRPSNATNNSLTPTTGTTLTVNASGAAVSSNSGGSTGLSAKMFKFRRQKKAAKTLGIVVGAFLLCWFPFFVILPVEALCSTCNIPSPLFSCCFWLGYCNSCLNPFIYASTSREFKRAFSKILCGRRARWPSGAGGRSFNRKPPQIMAPLHSRHTSGNPSVDNVSPPSTLGKTNVQVSATPCFGSDPCALNST